From Cyclobacteriaceae bacterium, a single genomic window includes:
- a CDS encoding MFS transporter translates to MLKEENSKGLLSVPVIVAALGYFVDIYDLLLFSIVRRSSLSSMGVPDDQLLTQGEFLLQVQMTGLLIGGLIWGIMGDKRGRLSVLFGSILLYSLANIANGFATTVDQYAMLRFIAGIGLAGELGAGITLVAEVLPTRLRGYGTTLVAGFGLMGAVLANIIANKYDWRIAYFIGGGLGLLLLIARISVFESGIFLKTKLESVQRGNFFQLFSNKARFKKFMGSIFIGLPIWFTIGILITFSPEFAKALHISGDIKAGDAVMYSYIGLAVGDLVSGFISQAMRSRKKVVLLYIFLTVGMVSLYLFTPGRSVFYFYVTCFLLGVGIGYWALFVTIAAEQFGTNLRSTVATSVPNFIRGTVVPLSFAFRYLREEIGDGDTGVIYGAVIVGGFTIVVALIALQAIQETFGRDMNFVEKD, encoded by the coding sequence ATGTTGAAAGAGGAAAATTCAAAAGGCCTTTTAAGTGTGCCTGTCATTGTAGCTGCTCTTGGCTACTTCGTTGATATTTACGATTTGCTATTATTCAGTATAGTTCGAAGGTCAAGCCTTAGTTCAATGGGCGTTCCTGATGACCAACTTCTTACGCAAGGAGAATTTTTGCTCCAGGTTCAAATGACCGGTCTTTTGATTGGTGGATTGATCTGGGGAATCATGGGAGATAAGAGGGGGCGACTTTCTGTTCTCTTTGGTTCGATACTACTTTACTCACTCGCAAACATCGCTAATGGATTCGCAACAACAGTGGATCAGTATGCAATGCTGAGATTTATTGCTGGTATTGGATTGGCAGGAGAGTTGGGTGCAGGAATTACATTAGTGGCTGAGGTATTGCCGACAAGGCTTCGCGGGTATGGCACTACTCTTGTTGCAGGTTTCGGATTGATGGGAGCTGTTCTTGCTAATATCATTGCAAACAAGTATGATTGGAGGATAGCATACTTCATCGGTGGTGGACTTGGTCTCCTTCTATTGATTGCGCGAATCAGTGTATTCGAGTCAGGGATTTTTCTTAAGACCAAACTTGAATCTGTACAACGAGGAAATTTCTTTCAACTGTTCAGCAATAAGGCCCGTTTCAAAAAATTCATGGGAAGTATTTTTATTGGCCTTCCAATATGGTTTACGATTGGTATACTGATAACTTTTTCGCCGGAGTTTGCAAAAGCTTTGCACATCAGTGGCGACATTAAAGCTGGAGATGCAGTGATGTACAGTTATATAGGCCTTGCTGTGGGTGATCTGGTCAGTGGCTTCATAAGTCAGGCTATGCGCTCAAGAAAAAAAGTTGTCCTGCTTTATATTTTCCTTACAGTAGGAATGGTGTCGCTGTATTTGTTTACACCGGGCCGTTCGGTTTTCTATTTTTATGTTACATGTTTTTTATTGGGAGTAGGAATTGGTTATTGGGCGTTGTTTGTTACAATTGCTGCCGAGCAGTTTGGAACTAACTTACGTTCAACAGTTGCTACATCAGTACCAAACTTTATTCGTGGGACAGTTGTACCATTGAGCTTCGCCTTTCGTTATCTCCGTGAGGAAATTGGAGATGGAGATACTGGTGTTATTTATGGAGCCGTCATTGTTGGTGGGTTCACGATAGTAGTAGCGTTGATTGCTCTTCAAGCCATTCAGGAAACTTTTGGAAGAGACATGAATTTTGTGGAGAAGGACTAG
- a CDS encoding PLDc_N domain-containing protein: protein MGRLIYLIVVVIDILCIIDIVKGSKDNEKKILWIVIVVFLPVLGPILYFLMGKK, encoded by the coding sequence ATGGGAAGGCTTATCTACCTTATTGTTGTTGTAATAGACATCCTCTGTATCATTGATATTGTGAAAGGATCTAAGGACAACGAGAAAAAAATTCTTTGGATAGTAATCGTTGTATTTTTGCCTGTATTAGGGCCCATTTTATATTTCCTGATGGGAAAGAAATGA